One genomic window of Tenacibaculum tangerinum includes the following:
- the pyrR gene encoding bifunctional pyr operon transcriptional regulator/uracil phosphoribosyltransferase PyrR produces MSRKILLTSKEIEIILHRLACQLIENHNDFSNTVLIGLQPRGTYLANRLAELLRNDYGIKDLQLGLLDITFYRDDFRRREEPLEATSTQIDFLIESKNVVIIDDVLYSGRSVRSALTALQSYGRPDNIELLVLIDRRFSRHLPIQPNYRGRQVDAINEEKVVVYWQETHKEDAIYLESKVSKPD; encoded by the coding sequence ATGAGCAGAAAAATACTACTTACCTCGAAAGAAATTGAAATCATTCTGCATCGATTAGCCTGTCAGTTAATCGAAAATCACAACGATTTTTCTAATACTGTTTTAATTGGGTTACAACCAAGAGGTACTTATTTAGCTAACAGATTGGCTGAATTACTACGAAACGATTATGGGATTAAAGATTTACAATTAGGATTGTTAGATATTACCTTTTATCGTGATGATTTTCGCAGAAGAGAAGAACCCTTAGAAGCCACTTCTACACAAATTGATTTTTTAATTGAGTCTAAAAATGTCGTGATTATTGATGATGTTTTGTATTCAGGAAGAAGCGTACGAAGTGCTTTAACCGCCTTACAATCGTATGGACGACCAGATAATATTGAATTGTTGGTGTTGATTGATCGTCGTTTTAGTCGTCATTTACCAATTCAACCCAATTATCGAGGAAGACAAGTAGATGCCATTAACGAAGAGAAAGTTGTTGTTTACTGGCAAGAAACTCATAAAGAAGACGCAATTTATCTTGAATCTAAGGTCTCAAAGCCTGATTAG